The window CCGTCTGCTGCATCCTGGTCTATGTCTCCTGTCACCTTGAGTTCCCATCATACCCCATACAACCTTTCTCCTGTGCCCTGCCTGCTGGTCGGTGACATCCCACACCCTTGCTTGCTGGTGATGACATGCCTGTCTGTCCCAGGACATCCTTGCACTCATCTCACACTAACAGTACATTTGCACTCGTTGGGAATGCAATTAACAGCCCCCGTCACTCACTGcatcgctgtttttttttcgtaTTTCGAGGATCGGTCTGTTTGTCTGTTCAGCTCGTGTTTGTGGTTCGTGGTCGGCAGCTAGCGGTCCAGACTTCCCGTTAGGGTCTAATCACTTCTCTCTTTGTCCTCCTCCCTTCTGTCATGCTTTTTCTCCTTGCACCTTCCGCTGTCCCTCTCCTGCGTGTGATCCCGCCGCTGTCCTATGTCCTCGGCTTCCATCACCCACCGCTCCTCCTGCTCGATGCCCTGTTTGCTCTCTGTCCTGCCCCATCCTCTCTGTCTCCTGTCCCCTGTATCCCTGGCCCTGCCCCCTGGCCCCGCCCTTCCTTCCCGGTGGCTCCGCAGGTCGAGGGGACCTGCAGCCCCAGCTGGATAGTGCCATACAGGATGTGACTGATATGTGCCTGCtgatggaggagatggagaagcaAGCAGTGCGTCGGGCCCTGGTGGAGGAGAGGGGACGTTTCTGCACCTTCATCAGCTTTCTGCAGCCCGTGGTGGtaagagaggagggagggggccATGAGAGGGTAATGCCTGAAGGTGAGAGAGAAAACAGGCTGGAGAGGTGGAGAACAAAGTGGGAGAGCTGGAGTCAAAGAGAAAGAGCTGAAAGTCAGGTCAGAgcgaccagcaggtggcgttaGTGGTGATACACAGGGGCTCGTGGGGGACAGAAGATGCAGCCACTGAAGGGGGTAGGGGTAGATGAGATCTGGAGGGaggacagcaggaggcaggagtaATGAGGATTTCCTGTGGTTATTCAGGTGAAGATGGAGAATCATGAGGTGgatgggtggtgggggggtttgCTCGGTCCCTGTCCCAACAACGGGGTCCTCACAAGGAGGACGCAGCCCATCCAAGTGTGCCTCTGGGGTCTGTCTTCCAGAACGGCGAGATCGCCATGCTGGGGGAGATCACACACCTGCAGGGCATTATCGATGACTTGATCGTGCTGACCACCGACCCTCATAAACTGCCCCCGGCCAGCGAGCAGGTAAATGGTCGTCGCCCAGCTAGCCGCGGGAGTATGTATTGAAATGAGTGTTGTGTCTAAACCCGCACAGCTAGACCGTACTGGTGGAAACACACCCATCCCTCATATAACCGGCTTCATGTTCCCTGAAGTCGTCACGCGTGCCATATGTGTTTTTAGGGTTGCAGTTAACTTTGTTCTTACAGGacaaaaataatacttttgcagatgaaaaatgccacctaaaattaataattcacaaaaataaGAGGTATTTTTATACATGACAGTAATAGCATAAACATATAATGTTTGTAAGTAAACTGAACTCTGTCTCGTATCCAAAATTACTAGAACTgcactatgatttttttttcagtgtcaccTCTGGTCTTCGACTCGTAAACCACAAGACAAGCATTTTATTAACTATAGTGTAAGGGTATTCTTGTTATAAAAGCTGCTTGTATGATTTAAGGAATTAATAattgcatttacagtttttctaaaAGTTAGAATTCAATCTGCTATTTTCATTGTGACTTAGGGTTACCGTAGTTGATGGGATTGGATGAGATTGTGTCACAggaaatatatacagtagtgAGCTTTGTTATGAAAGAAAcggtgcatttgtgtgttttgtggaagGAGAGGCATAgaaggcagtgaataaaatgcatGTTGTATGTGTAAAGGTTCCACATCCCCAGTAATGATGCTGTATAGAATAATAagagcaataacaataaatttcatattttttacaaGCTCTTGTAGtgttttttcattgtactgCACCCTTTATATGAGGAAAGGTGTGTGTAGTAAATAATGCAGCAGTCATACCAATTTATTCATGGACATTCTATGCGTAAGCGCATTCTTTGCACGAGTGACAGCCGTGGACAGAGCCTTAGCAGTCTGATTGTTTGCCCCGTTTCCAGGTGATCAAGGACCTGAAGGGCTCCGACTACAGCTGGTCCTACCAGACCCCACCTTCCTCTCCCAGCAGCTCTGGCTCCAGGAAGAGCAGCATGTGCAGGTGAGAGAGATCGTGGAATCGTGGGTCCGGGGGTGCACCACTGAAACGGGTCCAGTCGCATTGAACCTGTGTGCATACGCCACAAGGAGAAATTCTACTTGGCAGAACAGCGTGCAAAGCTGGTACACACTTGCCTCAAAACACTTCCAGCTGTTATTGCCCCAAAAGGTGCCTCTTCCAAGTAGTAATCTTCTGCAGATGACtcatttttgctgcagtaaaaattacccagctgtataaaagggtaactCATTGAAAGTAGCTCGATTATCATTGAGTAAATCATTTGAAATCAGTAAATCAGTTATATAATGCAAACAGCATATgtaagttttcaaaaaaattaaatattttccaacTTAAATCATTAATTAAATTTgagtttcattgtttttaaataaaataatcagaaaGCAAAATCTCAGAGTACCTTTTATGATTTAGTAAAATGAAACAGTTGTTCAGGGGTCTAAGTGTTTTCTTAAagcacactgtatatatacaaacCCCACTTCCAGAAAActtgggacactttctaaaaatgcaacaaaaactaaaaactataatttgttcaatcacatcagcttttatttaactgataaaagtacagagaaaacacacactttcagaaccgcttgtcccatacggggtcacggggaaccggagcctacccggcaacacaggagggggaggggacacaaccaggatgggacgccaatccatcgcaaggcaccccaagcgggactcgaaccccagacccaccgaagagcaggactgtggtccaacccactgcgccactgcacccctacagagaaaacattttcagtgttttcactgacaaagctaattaattgtattttgtaaatataaaatacaacagaatgtgacgcctgcaacacactcaaaaaaagttgggacaggcAAAACAAGACGAAAAGGTTACAAGAAacactgttctggaaggttccacaGTTAGCAGTTTAACCGGTAACAAGTAAGGTTATCAAGATtgagtataaaaggagcatccaccaaaggcTTAGACTTCGCAAGAAAAGATGGATTGTGgttcaccactttgtgccaaacgtcgtgagagaattgtcagtcGGTTCAAAGACGGTGTTTCTCAGCgcaagattgcaaagaatttgggtctttcaccatctacagttcATAATATCGTGAAAAGATTCAAGGAGTCAGGGAAGATCTCGGTGCGTAAAGGCCAAGGGTGGAAACCGCTGCCGAATGCGCATGACCGTCGAGAACTCAGGCGGTTATTGTTTGAGAAACCATCGTGCTACCGTGATGGACATAGCCACATGGCCTCgggagtactttgaaaaatcattgtcatTCAGCGCAGTCCGCCgctgcatcaagaaatgcaacttgaaattgtATTATGCAGAGAGGAAGCCATTTAGTAATTTTGCGCACGAACGCCACCGAGTTCTCTGAGACCGAAGTCATCCGAGATGGACGGAAAGACAGTGGAAACGTGTTCTGTGGTCAGACGAGTCTACGTTTCggcttgtttttgggaaaaacggACATCTGATTCTACGTGCCAAAGATGAGaaagaccatccagactgttaccaacgaaaagtgcaaaaaccagcCTCTGTGATGGCATGGGGGTGCATCAGTGCCCACGGCGTGGGTGATCTGCATATATGTGAAGATACCATTGATGCGGAGGCTTATGTTGGAATTTTGGAGAGACATACGCTGCTGTCAAGACGACGTCTTTTCCCAGGAACTCCATGTCTATTTAAGCAGgacaatgccaggcctcattctgcacGAGTTACGACAGCGTGGCTTCGGAGGCACAGAGTGCGTGGGCTTGACTGGCCTGTctgcagtccagatctgtctccTATTGAAAAGGTATGGCGcatcatgaagaggagaatcAGACAACGGCGACcacggactgttgagcagctcaagtcttgcatacagcaagaatgggcaaaaattccacttgcaaaaccgcaacaattgatttcttcagttcccaaacGATTACATAgggtaattaaaagaaaaggtgacGCGACCAGgggtaaacatgcctctgtcccaacttttttcgagtgtgttgcaggaatcaatttctaaatttgtttatatttaacaaatagaattaagttcagcagtgaaaacactgtaaatctcTTCTTTGTCCTTtcgtctgttaaataaagattcaagtgaatgaacagattgcagtttttttgtttttgttgcatttttagaaagtgtcccaacttttctggaaatgtttgTCTTACGTTGTTAACCTTTGAATGGTGTGCTACGTGTGTCCTTAATGATCACAAGAGGACTGTTTCCTTCTTTTACCTCttttataattacttttttattgtttttgtgaaaaggAAGGGTGCGTTCACTTATTAATTAGAAACCGGAGAAGTGTGTTATTCACACTCTTCAAATCCACGTGTCATTGTAATGCCTGTCATCTGTTGTGGTATCTTGAATGGTGCTCTTTGCACATCGGTCCTCTGTGGCCAGATCCCATCATTTCTTATGGTCTTCCATAGATGTGAAGTATCTCATAGGATTAACGATATGAGATATCAACAGTGATATtaagtatttacagtatatgtgtacGTTAGAAGTGAACTAGAGATTTAACAGTTTCAGTATGGAGAGTCAAGAATTCCGATTGGTCCGTGCTGTCCCCTGAAGTGACGATGTCACTGTCGGGTTACACGGCCGCTAGTTTGGGGGCGGagtgtgtgctgctgttgaGTGCTGCAGTGACCAGTCCGTGGTGTCTAACTCTGTGTCTGCTCCCTGTCTCACCATCTCCTAACTTTGTCTCTTCTGTGTGCTCTCCTCCCCCTGACCCTTCACATACCCCTATGGGTCAACCTTGTGTGTCCCTCGTTTCCCTCTTGGTTTCCACATCCTCGCCTCCCATACGCTGCATCCTCTCCCTCTTTTGCTTGTCCTTGGGTTTATCtgacacccacccccacccccttacTCCTGCACTCTCGAACCCTGCTGCTCACCCTCTCGGACCACTCTTTTCCACTCCCTCCTCTCCTGTGCCTCTCTGCGCCTCTCTTCCCCTCTCTTCCCCTCTTTACTACGCTGCTCGCTCTCTTTTAACCCCACTGATGCGCTGTACTCTTTCTCTTCTGCATCATAAAACCGAATCCTTCACAACTTCATAACTCTTTCCCCTACCGCACCTGTGTCCGCCCTCCCGTTACCACGCCCTCCTCCCGGCTACACTCGCTGGCTCTCGCCCGCACACCCCTGCCCCACCCTGCCCCACCCTCCTGCAGCAGTGTAAACAGCGCCCACAGTAGTGCTTCTCGCTCCTCCAGCGGCTCTCAGCCTCACTCACCCAGTTCGTCCTATCGCTACCGCAGCCTGGCCCAGCCACCACTGGGGGGCGCCCAGCGCCTCAGCAGTGTTTCCTCCCATGACTCGGGCTTCATATCACAGGACGCCAACATCTACTCGAAACCGCCTTCTCCCATGCCCTCGGATCTCACCAGCCAGGTATGCCCGCAGTGCCTCCTGCCAAGCAACAAACACCACTGCTGCCCATTCGCAGGCTCTGTATTGTTTGTGGGGGCCGTCGCTTTACTATGCTTTACATCTATATTTAGAAGCTCATTGTGGTGAAAGGGAATTATGCGGTAGGAAGCAGCAgcgggcggcgggggggggtgcCCCAGTTTCTCTCATGTTTCACTGCAGCTTTTTCACGTTTGCatttaggggcagctggtagtgtagtggttagaggtattGCCTTTGcacccacaggttgcaggtttaattcccagctgtagtgctcttgagcaaggctcttaccctacaattgctccagtaaatttatccagctctataaatgggtaaataactatgtACTTTAAcatttgctgtggaaaaaagcattagataaatgaataaatgtaatatgatgtGCATACCGCTTACCGGGTGTGTAAATGAGCCCTGAgtgcttttctctctctctctcgctgtggGCTCCACCCCCTCGCAGAAGTCCTCCAGCTCCGCCTCCTCAGAAGCCTCGGAGACCTGCCAGTCGGTCAGCGAGTGCAGCTCGCCCACCTCGGTtagtgtaccctgcctcttCTGGatacacacgcagacacacacacacactcagctgctGTGACGTGCGAACCTCTCGTACGACTCCGCGGAGAACATTCCACATAATTGCGCAATTACGCTCTTATACGTTCTTTCTCTGCTTCCTGGAACACAGTTCATGACATGGCCTTAAGCCCTTCATCTGTTCCCTAAAGTACTTCTCTGAAGGCCACAAACGGAGACATACAAACGCTatagcgcgcacacacacacacacacattttctactCGCATCTCAGTGCAAACAACCAGCCATTCCCACTTTAAGTTGTTCACAGCGTTTTTCTCACATATACAGCCACACTAACGTGCTCTCCTGTCTGTGTCCTGTCAccattctttctctctctctttcgcacgcacgcacgcacgtacgCAACACAGAGTTACTTTCCTACGTTTCACCTGCAAGCATTGCTGCCCCCATTAATGAGGCTCCACCACAGCCCGGCTCTTTCTTTGCAGCTGTTAAACTGGCAGTTCTGTGTGCAGAGGGAACACAGAGTGGCTTGCGAAATGAAACGCAGGTAAACGCATGGCAAAATTATGATCCAGGGGTCATTTTTTGAGGAAGATAAGTGTTTGGTGGAAAGCATCGGACGCTCAGCTGTTACCCTTAAGAGCTGAGTGGTTCCTTTGCATTATTCCGCACAAGTGCACAGAGCGCATTTCTCAAATCCTTACGGCCCATATCCACATGAGTTCAAATGGGTTCTGGGGTCTTATTAGATCGTATTTACAGAATATAAATGAATTTGGGCGTTGAAAGTGATGACAATATTTAGGAGGAAACGCTGGGAGCCTGTGCAGAAGTCACTGAATACGTAAGTGCGGTTGTACGAAGCGCACCGAGCGCTGTACAGCCACGGAGGTGTCGTGTGAGCAAACGAGTGATGAGTCTTGCCATTGATTCTATCACTGTGAAGCGCTGCTGATCTCCATGCCCCGCTCAAGAggtttgggtgtttttttttttctttttaaatttgtcaaaCCTCCAGCCACTCGCTTTCCTGTGGTCTCTCGCCACCTGCGCATGCTGACGATGTTGTCTTTCATTCCGCAGTTTGGCTTGTCCTTCGCTACCTTCCGccctgctctctctcacactggCTCCATCAGGCCCTTCTCTGTCATACTTCCTGCGTCCCCACCCTATAACCGCTCCCTTGGATCCAGCAATTCCTCTCCCACATCAAAGGTTCCTTGCTGGAAGGTTTGTTTCCATCGGCacatttctgttgtctttttttttttttttaagtttgtgttTCAGTTGCATCCATTAATTAAcgcttttttaactttaatttctgGTCATCTCTTAACTCACTCATGACATCATCGCTTGGTTCCCTCATTTGCATTCCTTCTCTGTTGCTCTGTCTGCCGAGAGTCCTTCCAACCCAGATCCGTCTCATTTCAAAAAGAGATTTGCTAAACTGAGCAGGCTGAAGGTAAAAGTGATTTGAGTTCCGAGGCCTAAAGAATTCAAAGTTTTCCCAAATTGGACCAGTTCGGGACTAATCTAAAGACATACGAGTCTTCGAAAACATCCAGCTGACTTGAACAGCCATCAGATGGCCGGATACAGATGAGTCCTCTCTGGGCAAGTATTGCTGCCGCTCAGTAACTCTGGCTGCCTCTCCAGGACTGGTCCAAACCAGGTCCTTACGACCAGCCTGCGGTCAATACGCTGCAGCGCAGGAAGGAGCCTCTGGAGCGCCTCCGGGAACCAGAAACCTCATCTGGTGTTCAAGGCTATGCTGGGACGCACTCGGAGGACTCCCAAAGGCCCAGAATGTCTCCGGCCACAATAGCTGCCAAGGTAAGACGTACAGCGCTGAGGTTTGAAACGTGTTCCATGTTACTCTGTTACATAATTACACGTAGTCTTTGATTTATGATTCGGACTTCATAGCAAGGCACAGTATTTCTTAAGTCACTGTCTATCAGcggttgtgttttatttacaaaaaagtcCATTTCtttattgtatgttttgtttCGATTTCATTCAAGTCACCTCTTATTTAAAATTGCTGTGAAGCAAAAGAAAACGTGAGTCTTCTGGTGGTGCAGAGAtgaaatgggaaaagaaaacacatttagaaatgaaagtgaaagtaataGTGCatcttaaaaacatttataatacTGCACTCCAACTAATTAACCAACTAATGTCGTCAACCGCTTGTTtgaagcggggtcgtggcgagccggaacctcacccggcaacacagggcgcaaggacacacccgggacgggacgccagtccgtcgcaaagcaccccaagcacgactcgaaccccagacccaccacacagcaggcaccggccaaacctgccccGCCATACTGCACTCTTTTTGTATTGTCATTATTCCATATTTggattattttaacatgaataaggtatgaaattaatgaaaaactataacaaagccctgttaTACAGTGTGGCATTCATGAATGCTAAATTATGTATCCTCATGGTTCAGGTAATACAGCATATATTGCAGGTGGTTTGCCACttttcaggtttcaagtttattgtcatgggtacaagtaccatgtacaagtatcatgaaattcttcttgaatgcttctctacaggctatgaacaaaaacaatagaaatactgcacaaaacaatgacaatgagtaatgcctTTTGATAAGCTCGTCAGAACAGAACCCCGTTGCAAGCTGAGGACCACTGTATactgtttggatttttttttgatgatggactgccatcccatccagggttacTCTGCCTCattccctgtgctgccaggataAACTCTGAACCACCAAGACCCTCCACTGGACAGGCTTTTCACGATAAATGAACATTTGAAAGCGAACGTGAAAGGACAAGTGTCGCGTACGAGTCTGTGCAGTACGGTGTCCGCGGTCAACTTGATTCACTTCATTGTGTCGTGTTGAGTTGAGCCACAGGCTAATCTAACCCCCGTTGGTCACGCACCGCAGCACGGGGAGGAAGTGTCGCCGGCTGCCAGCGACCTGGCTATGGTGCTGACCCGCGGCCTGAGTATGGAGCAGCAGGCCAGCAGCCGCGACTCACTGCAGTACTCCAGCGGCTACAGCACCCAGACCACCACGCCCTCCTGCTCTGAGGACACCATCCCTTCCCAAGGTAGCCCTGCCCACCTGTCTGCTCGTCGTACCTTAACCGCAATGGGACGTCACATGGATACAAAGAGAAACGGCTGCACTGGTCCAGTTGTTCAGCATTTCATCTTAAAGGAGCAATCAGTCTGTTTGCATTTTGctcttttgttcatttttgtctaAGTACAGTCAAATGCACGTTTGCCAGTATGTCTATAAAATGATAGGAGGCTGGAATCACCAAAAAGGGACCTGAATTGTACACTTTGTCATtagctttaataaatattaaaatgatcaaAACAGAGGGTGGCATGTTGGAACGGCAGGTGGGTTCCAAGGTGAGTTTAAGTCTGAACctgcctcagtctgtgtggagtttccatgttctccctctgttcaTGTGGCTTTCATCCAGATGCTCTGCTTTCTttccacggtccaaagacatgggtttcagaCGAATTGGTGACTGAATTCCCCACAGTGAATTTTTGAGTGGACGATTGTGCGATTGCCCTCTGATAGACCGAaatcctgtccagtgtgtaccTCACCTCATGCCCTGTTtctaggatagactctggaccgccATCACCCTGCACTGCGCAAGCAGTCATTGATaatggaaaaggaaacaaatgaacgtgattttttttcttttttctgtttttccgcAGTGTCCGACTACGAGTGCTACTCTGTTAACGGGGACGCCGAGGGAGAGGCACAGGCCGACTTTGACAAGTCCTCCACCATTCCGCGTCACAGCAACATTGCCCAGAACTACCGGCGCATGATCCAGACCAAGAGGCCTGCCAGCACTGCGGGGCTGCCGAGTGGGATGGGAGCCCAAGGCGGGCCACCCGGTGGAGGCGGGGGAGGTGGGGGCTTAGGGACACCTGGGACAGCCACTATTCGCCGCACCCCTTCCACCAAGCCTGGGGTGCGGCGCACCCTCTCCAATGCAGGTCCCATCCCCATCAGGCCTCCCATCGTACCTGTGAAAACGCCCACGGTGCCCGACTCCCCCGGCTACACCGGCCCACCAGCACGGGTAGGCAGCGAGGAGTGCGTCTTCTACGGAGATGATGCCTTGGCCGTTCCGCTGGAGTACGCCAAGGCCTCGCCCAAGCGGCTGAGCTTGCCGAACACGGCATGGGGTTCCGGCGCCGGGCTCGAGATGAGCGTATACGCCCAGCAGTCCGCTGGTGCCACCTCTACCGAGGAGGACCAACTGCTGGCCGCCAACCGCCACAGCCTGGTGGAGAAGATTGGCGAGCTGGTGGCCAGCGCCCACGCCCTAGGAGAGGGCCAGTTCCCATTCCCGTCACAGCCCGATGAGCCTCCCCCTGGACCGGCACCCGCACAGGACCCCCATCCCGTAGAGGGTGAGGACATGCTCGTGTCTATCCGACGTGGTGTGCGCCTGCGCAAGACCATCTCCAACGACAGGTCGGCGCCCAGGATTTTGTGACAACCTTCTAGTGCGGATCGGCCAGCACCGAGGTGCTCGATGCCATTGACTCTGTAGAGAATTAATTACATGTTACgtgaaaataagattaaaaaagaatacataattaaaagaataataattaagaAGTAATAAGTGTGAGGCTCTGGCCGCTGTAAATGTAGTGTGTATGGACGCATGTTTTCTTATTAACACCGCCGGATACTTTGGCTACTGAGAGGTCCCGAGTTGCTCTGGAATATTGTTTGGATTTCTTGCAAAGCTGCCCTCCGCCACCCCACTACCCCTCCCCCCGTGCCACCCGACCGCTGTAGTCAGCAGGTGACCCGATGATGGAGAGTGACCCTGACATCACAC of the Scleropages formosus chromosome 7, fSclFor1.1, whole genome shotgun sequence genome contains:
- the LOC108926311 gene encoding protein MTSS 2-like isoform X2 translates to METVEKECGALGGLFQAIINDMKCSYPVWEDFSAKATKLHSQLRTTVLAAVAFLDAFQKVADMATNTRGATRDIGSALTRMCMRHRSIEAKLRHFTNALMESLITPLQDRIEEWKKTANQLDKDHAKEYKRSRHEIKKKSSDTLKLQKKARKGRGDLQPQLDSAIQDVTDMCLLMEEMEKQAVRRALVEERGRFCTFISFLQPVVNGEIAMLGEITHLQGIIDDLIVLTTDPHKLPPASEQVIKDLKGSDYSWSYQTPPSSPSSSGSRKSSMCSSVNSAHSSASRSSSGSQPHSPSSSYRYRSLAQPPLGGAQRLSSVSSHDSGFISQDANIYSKPPSPMPSDLTSQKSSSSASSEASETCQSVSECSSPTSDWSKPGPYDQPAVNTLQRRKEPLERLREPETSSGVQGYAGTHSEDSQRPRMSPATIAAKHGEEVSPAASDLAMVLTRGLSMEQQASSRDSLQYSSGYSTQTTTPSCSEDTIPSQVSDYECYSVNGDAEGEAQADFDKSSTIPRHSNIAQNYRRMIQTKRPASTAGLPSGMGAQGGPPGGGGGGGGLGTPGTATIRRTPSTKPGVRRTLSNAGPIPIRPPIVPVKTPTVPDSPGYTGPPARVGSEECVFYGDDALAVPLEYAKASPKRLSLPNTAWGSGAGLEMSVYAQQSAGATSTEEDQLLAANRHSLVEKIGELVASAHALGEGQFPFPSQPDEPPPGPAPAQDPHPVEGEDMLVSIRRGVRLRKTISNDRSAPRIL
- the LOC108926311 gene encoding protein MTSS 2-like isoform X1; translation: METVEKECGALGGLFQAIINDMKCSYPVWEDFSAKATKLHSQLRTTVLAAVAFLDAFQKVADMATNTRGATRDIGSALTRMCMRHRSIEAKLRHFTNALMESLITPLQDRIEEWKKTANQLDKDHAKEYKRSRHEIKKKSSDTLKLQKKARKELTGRGDLQPQLDSAIQDVTDMCLLMEEMEKQAVRRALVEERGRFCTFISFLQPVVNGEIAMLGEITHLQGIIDDLIVLTTDPHKLPPASEQVIKDLKGSDYSWSYQTPPSSPSSSGSRKSSMCSSVNSAHSSASRSSSGSQPHSPSSSYRYRSLAQPPLGGAQRLSSVSSHDSGFISQDANIYSKPPSPMPSDLTSQKSSSSASSEASETCQSVSECSSPTSDWSKPGPYDQPAVNTLQRRKEPLERLREPETSSGVQGYAGTHSEDSQRPRMSPATIAAKHGEEVSPAASDLAMVLTRGLSMEQQASSRDSLQYSSGYSTQTTTPSCSEDTIPSQVSDYECYSVNGDAEGEAQADFDKSSTIPRHSNIAQNYRRMIQTKRPASTAGLPSGMGAQGGPPGGGGGGGGLGTPGTATIRRTPSTKPGVRRTLSNAGPIPIRPPIVPVKTPTVPDSPGYTGPPARVGSEECVFYGDDALAVPLEYAKASPKRLSLPNTAWGSGAGLEMSVYAQQSAGATSTEEDQLLAANRHSLVEKIGELVASAHALGEGQFPFPSQPDEPPPGPAPAQDPHPVEGEDMLVSIRRGVRLRKTISNDRSAPRIL
- the LOC108926311 gene encoding protein MTSS 2-like isoform X3; translation: METVEKECGALGGLFQAIINDMKCSYPVWEDFSAKATKLHSQLRTTVLAAVAFLDAFQKVADMATNTRGATRDIGSALTRMCMRHRSIEAKLRHFTNALMESLITPLQDRIEEWKKTANQLDKDHAKEYKRSRHEIKKKSSDTLKLQKKARKELTGRGDLQPQLDSAIQDVTDMCLLMEEMEKQAVRRALVEERGRFCTFISFLQPVVNGEIAMLGEITHLQGIIDDLIVLTTDPHKLPPASEQVIKDLKGSDYSWSYQTPPSSPSSSGSRKSSMCSLAQPPLGGAQRLSSVSSHDSGFISQDANIYSKPPSPMPSDLTSQKSSSSASSEASETCQSVSECSSPTSDWSKPGPYDQPAVNTLQRRKEPLERLREPETSSGVQGYAGTHSEDSQRPRMSPATIAAKHGEEVSPAASDLAMVLTRGLSMEQQASSRDSLQYSSGYSTQTTTPSCSEDTIPSQVSDYECYSVNGDAEGEAQADFDKSSTIPRHSNIAQNYRRMIQTKRPASTAGLPSGMGAQGGPPGGGGGGGGLGTPGTATIRRTPSTKPGVRRTLSNAGPIPIRPPIVPVKTPTVPDSPGYTGPPARVGSEECVFYGDDALAVPLEYAKASPKRLSLPNTAWGSGAGLEMSVYAQQSAGATSTEEDQLLAANRHSLVEKIGELVASAHALGEGQFPFPSQPDEPPPGPAPAQDPHPVEGEDMLVSIRRGVRLRKTISNDRSAPRIL
- the LOC108926311 gene encoding protein MTSS 2-like isoform X5; this encodes METVEKECGALGGLFQAIINDMKCSYPVWEDFSAKATKLHSQLRTTVLAAVAFLDAFQKVADMATNTRGATRDIGSALTRMCMRHRSIEAKLRHFTNALMESLITPLQDRIEEWKKTANQLDKDHAKEYKRSRHEIKKKSSDTLKLQKKARKGRGDLQPQLDSAIQDVTDMCLLMEEMEKQAVRRALVEERGRFCTFISFLQPVVNGEIAMLGEITHLQGIIDDLIVLTTDPHKLPPASEQVIKDLKGSDYSWSYQTPPSSPSSSGSRKSSMCSSVNSAHSSASRSSSGSQPHSPSSSYRYRSLAQPPLGGAQRLSSVSSHDSGFISQDANIYSKPPSPMPSDLTSQKSSSSASSEASETCQSVSECSSPTSFGLSFATFRPALSHTGSIRPFSVILPASPPYNRSLGSSNSSPTSKVPCWKDWSKPGPYDQPAVNTLQRRKEPLERLREPETSSGVQGYAGTHSEDSQRPRMSPATIAAKHGEEVSPAASDLAMVLTRGLSMEQQASSRDSLQYSSGYSTQTTTPSCSEDTIPSQVSDYECYSVNGDAEGEAQADFDKSSTIPRHSNIAQNYRRMIQTKRPASTAGLPSGMGAQGGPPGGGGGGGGLGTPGTATIRRTPSTKPGVRRTLSNAGPIPIRPPIVPVKTPTVPDSPGYTGPPARVGSEECVFYGDDALAVPLEYAKASPKRLSLPNTAWGSGAGLEMSVYAQQSAGATSTEEDQLLAANRHSLVEKIGELVASAHALGEGQFPFPSQPDEPPPGPAPAQDPHPVEGEDMLVSIRRGVRLRKTISNDRSAPRIL
- the LOC108926311 gene encoding protein MTSS 2-like isoform X4; protein product: METVEKECGALGGLFQAIINDMKCSYPVWEDFSAKATKLHSQLRTTVLAAVAFLDAFQKVADMATNTRGATRDIGSALTRMCMRHRSIEAKLRHFTNALMESLITPLQDRIEEWKKTANQLDKDHAKEYKRSRHEIKKKSSDTLKLQKKARKGRGDLQPQLDSAIQDVTDMCLLMEEMEKQAVRRALVEERGRFCTFISFLQPVVNGEIAMLGEITHLQGIIDDLIVLTTDPHKLPPASEQVIKDLKGSDYSWSYQTPPSSPSSSGSRKSSMCSLAQPPLGGAQRLSSVSSHDSGFISQDANIYSKPPSPMPSDLTSQKSSSSASSEASETCQSVSECSSPTSDWSKPGPYDQPAVNTLQRRKEPLERLREPETSSGVQGYAGTHSEDSQRPRMSPATIAAKHGEEVSPAASDLAMVLTRGLSMEQQASSRDSLQYSSGYSTQTTTPSCSEDTIPSQVSDYECYSVNGDAEGEAQADFDKSSTIPRHSNIAQNYRRMIQTKRPASTAGLPSGMGAQGGPPGGGGGGGGLGTPGTATIRRTPSTKPGVRRTLSNAGPIPIRPPIVPVKTPTVPDSPGYTGPPARVGSEECVFYGDDALAVPLEYAKASPKRLSLPNTAWGSGAGLEMSVYAQQSAGATSTEEDQLLAANRHSLVEKIGELVASAHALGEGQFPFPSQPDEPPPGPAPAQDPHPVEGEDMLVSIRRGVRLRKTISNDRSAPRIL